The nucleotide sequence GCAAATCTAGGCTTGTGCTCAAAGTTGTCATCATATAGCATAACTCTGGGCGGGATCTCTTTCTATATATGTATAGATACCGGTGTACACGTGAAAAGTGAAAAAAAgccagtaaaaataataataataataataatagtagtagtagtagtggtggtggtggtggtggtggtggtggtggtggtggtggtggtggtggtggtggcggcggcggcggcggcggcggagCCAGGATTTACAATGGTTGGGGTCACAAAATAATAttgaaatatattgagtaaaaaatTTTTGTTGACGAAGTATAATTAAGCACAAACATAAATAAATCAAGTTGCCTTCTAACATAGATGGCATGTTAaatcttttattttattaataagtaagaaatttatacataattatctTTTTTAGTTAACTTCAAAAGATCTTTTTTAATACTTAATCTTTatgattattaaaatttaaaaaatataagtATAAGCTCATATGTTGAATATGTATGAATAATGAATAGATCAATATGATGGCTCCAATTATCATATTATGTCTCCATTGATTATCATGCAGGCGGAGTTAAACAAAATAATGACTTATAATTGGTTTAAAAATAAAGAGAGGTAGTGCAAAGATTTGAACTTGGGACCCCATTAAACTAATCAGGAACTCAACCAACTGATACGttcacatatatgtacatatatattgatATTTGAGTGGGGTCACTTGACCCCACAACTTTGTACATGGCTCCGCCTCTGGTTGTGGGAGTGAAAAATGATGTTATGATGGAGTGGTCTTAGAGGGCATGTAGCTTGTTTGGCTACCTTTGAATTTATGTTGATCCTAGAAACCGTTGAATGTTATTAGgtttttttgcaaaaaaaaaaaaaacaaaaaaaaaaaacaaaaaaatgttATTGAGTTTTTTGGAAAAAACAAGGTACTCGTATATAAATGTGGAAAATATTATCAGTTAAATATCTAGAGAACTAGTGAAATGACATGTGGAATCACGGGTttatttaaatgaaacagtttaatgatatgttttaggtattaagttaacgtaaatgctaaagttttttagtttaatgactcgtggaaccacagagtccgacaaaaaactcgtcagctgaacatttcatcaaacacctaaaatgcatattaaacaatccagatAATGttagttgtcattttattttaaaaatgtaaattaaaaaataaatttagaattggtttacttctgcctagcttttataccttctcgtacttaattcaaaataattaattaaaataatttaaaattatttaattttaataattaaaataattattaataagatttaataataataattaattaataagatttaaattTAAATCAAAATTGTTTAGATTAATAACATCACTCACCATACTTAAAAAAATTTCTTTGTATTTTTTCTTAACAGAGGAATTAGTCTaataataacatcattattatagaattttaatattaactatagatatcgCGCCATTAATTATACAAGATATTAAAAACTTAATGCAAAAAAAATGAAAgaaaattatataaatttaatgaAATACTATAGTCTTTATATAACTATAAGagtaattgttatatatttatatttatatattaaatttttatatatttaagtatTTTGGATGAAATCGTGTTCATCAATGGATTATAAGTTGACATCCATCTCTGAATTAATAAACATCCATATTCGTATCTATATCCAATATTCATTCATTTAGATTATCAATATCGCTTTAAACGAATCGAATCGGTTGGATATCTATCGAATCATATGTTAATTGACATCTCTAGTGGTTTATTTACGTTAGAGATAATCAATTAATAGATGCAAATTATAGTCCTATATCAAATATTGAAAGAAATAAATGTTAGGTTATGAGTTTATAGACAACTTTTCAGTATTATCAATTGATTATAAAGTACTAGAAAAATCATCGAACTTATATGTAGGACATTTTATTAAGCTTAAAACAATCTCACATCAAATATTGAAAGAAACATAATCCTACATTGAATAAGAGAATTGTTGAAGATAATCGACTAATAGATAGCAAATCATAATCTTCTCATATCAAATATTGAAACAaacaaatatataattataataactttattataaccttaaaCCCTTCGCATTAATGGTAATTAAAAAATTATAATGAATCAATTCACGAATACAATTTATCATTTACATTCGAAGTTTCGAACCCTTAATCCTTCACATCTTTAATCGTAATTGATATGCATCCATTTTAGATTATCGTGGATCGGATATATTATGATTGCCTATTTTAAGTAGTACGTGACTCATGGCAATATGTATTACATACGTGGCACACATAACCCGACATGTTCAATGATACGTGTGGCCTCATAAGTCATAACTTACATGCAAAAACATCCAACGTTTATCTtgtcaaaacatgttacaaacgacaTCCACCGGCACCATAAAACCCCATATTCATCGATACATATTCGTCATTGTAGCTTTTGTTATCAATTCTTTACTAAAAACATCCCAAATTCCCAACTTTATTTTATTTTCGATTAAAAAAGAAATAGAAAAATGGCAGATATACGAGACGAGCACGGCCGTCCTATTCAACTCACCGACGAACACGGCCAACCTGTTCAACTAACCGACGAACATGGTGTTCCCATGCACCTCACTGGCGTTGCTACACCCGTTGGATCAACACCTCCGGGTCATACGACTATCGGGTCGGAGCTTAATAATAAGATGAGTCATGATCAGACTAAAATGGGGTCTGAAACCCATGGTGGAACCCACTTTGCACCGACACCGGTTGATTACGCCAAACATGGCGCAGGTGCAGTTGCTGGTGCCGGTGCAGCAACGGTGGGTGCGGTAGCTGGAGTTGGAAAAGCGGCTACTCATGCAGTTACAGGTGGCGGTGCACCTACGAGCCATCCTCACGCTCATGGTGCGGGTACGGATAAGAAAGAGCTGGAGAGGTCGTCTAGTTCTAGTTCGGTAAGTTCTTAATTTGAACATTTTTTTAGTTTGATTTCTAATCTTAATTTCTTGTTGTGTTTGATATTCGGTTTCTCAACGAGTAATCTGAAATTCTAACCGATTCTGAAGATTTTAGGTTTGTTTTTGATTTAATTTAAAATTTGATTTTCGATCTTATTTTTTAAATTCGGCATCTCGGCTAAATTAAAACCGAATTTAAATTAATTTGAATTCAAGTAATAATATAGACCACAACCTCTCAATATTAATAGTCAGATTGAAAATAAATTTTGTAGttattttaattaaaatataaaaaatatagttTCCCGTAACCTCACATCACTTTTTGATCATGTACAATtttgttttataaactcataattaTACCTCTAGATTAATACgaggaacttatattattattctaagATAATAATAGGTAATTAAATGTAAATGGATCAAAAGTAAAGAGGCGTGTCACCTTCGTTTCCGTATTAATCGTAATTGAAAGGAATTTTAGTTTGAATTCAAATTTTCAGTTAATTTTCGTTCTCCCccaaaattttcaaaaccgaaGACTAAAGTAATCTGAAATACAGTAGACAGCTCTGGTTATTAAAAGCATTTTCAATACaccttaatattttatttattatagcCTTAACAAATGTTATTTTTGTATTTAATGAATTGTGTTGATTGCAGTCGGAAGACGACGGACAAGGAGGGAGAAGGAAGAAAAAAGGAATAATGCAGAAAATAAAAGATAAGCTTCCGGGACATCATAACAGCAGCAGCGGCGCTACTACTCATGATAAAATAGATAAGCAGCCGGCAGGAGCCGCACACAGCGCCAGCACCCAagaaacaaccaccaccaccaaactAACGGTGGAGAAGGAACACGAGAAGAAAGGTTTTATGGACAAGATCAAAGACAAACTTCCGGGTCATCATTAGATATAGTTAATTTCCATCAAAATCTAAAAAATATCAAAATTTACCATTACTGCTAGCTTCAATATTTTTAGTTTTAAGTTTGTTTTCTACGTGTGTTTTATCCTCCATCGATGTATATAGTTGTGTACGTATGTACGTGTAGCTGAAtttaatttggattttcaaatatacTATTTAATTTAGTGTTTGTAATAATAGGTTGGCGGCAGGGATGGCGCCGCGGGTAACGAGCACGGGTTCCATATACCACGACCGCccgtcgagtttttttttttttttttttttttttgcacgttgagacccgttacccgtCCACGGGTAAAAACTTTTCGCCCATGCCCGAGCCGCGGATACCCGCGACCCGCAGGTAACCcgcggataataataataatatacaactttgTATTAGAAAAtctaaataattttattaattataaaaatatatgtacaaGCTACGAGAAAGCCGCCCCGTCTCCAACTGAGGTCTTCTCGCCTGCTGCCAGGAAGATTCGATCCCAACGTCTCGCAAGACCTCTGTATAATGAAgtgaaaattaagttttttacttttatataataatatatttttaattattattcaaatactagtaaaatagcttttaaatttaataattgtaagtattatatacgtgggtaaattaagaaaagtctcatgtattcacgggcgggttttacccgcgacgggtagtataTACCCGTGACCCGCCCGCGACCCGGCGGCGGCGGGTATCAAATTTTATCCGTACCCGTGCTCGCGGgtaagatttaatgattttacccgcccatcgTGGATCGGGTACCcacgggtcacgggttttttctcgccccATTGCCATCCCTTTATAGGCATCGTTTCCCTTtgttttattctttttttttttttaggcagaaattaaattaaaatagaTTTGATCTAACTTGAGTTGTTGATTCATATCGATGATAGGTCTGATTCCTCGTGACATACACCCAATTTGAACAAGTAGAGACACAAACAAAGACAAATAAATGATATGTTCATATACTGTAATTCTCACATAGCATCTAAATTGAAAGAATCATTAGTGACAATCTGATGATTCCGGGATCCCTTGTAGTTATGCTATATGAAAACGAAAGTTGTGTTTATCGGGTTGTTTTGTTCCGTTTTCGAGAATTTTTGGACCACATTCCTATCGATATGAGAAATCGAATTCATTCGGTTTTTAAGAATTTCAGGATCAGAATTCAATCGAAACAAGAAATCGAATTAAGTTTAAAACCGAAGTCGAAACTCAGCCGAAATTAAATTTATATTCGGTCCAATTTAGGTTAAAATTTTAAACATCTTTTAACCAACATAATTCACTCCTCGGACCGGGCGGCCCCGGGGACCTCCATGGCTACTCTCTTTTCGAACATCCATAGATCCCTTATCCTAGGTCTGTagcacatgtttatatatgaaaaccCTTATAGGCTCCTCAAAGATTACAAAATAAATCTAAAGATTCATCGATTACTATTTTTCTTAGATAGAGTTAGTCTATGCTTTTAACTCCTCGAATCATTTTGATACTTACTACGTTCTTCCTCTCAAAATGATCAAAATAGCTAATTCATACAGGGCAGATCAACCAGCAAACCAAAttagttttggttttggttttggtttcgaTTTCGATTTCGATTTTACAGAATACGAAAAATTAATATTGAAAATTGAATTCAAATTGTAAACTGAATCAAACGGAAAACTGAATTAATATCGACTTGGTTCTTTTCAACTTTTATTCGAATTGATTTTCAGCTTCCAATTTAAGGTTAGAAATTGAATATTGAAGGCGGTAAAGTGGCACGAGTGTCATCTTAAATTTTCTTCGATGCACATTAAGTTCCTACTAGCGAGAAACACCTGGGTGGCGAGCCCCCGAACGACGAGACCTATAACTGGGTGAATTGCGCACATTGGCGCCCCCTCTGGTCAAGACTCAAGAGCCCATTTTAATTCGATCTTTGGCGTTACCAAAATTTGAACCTAGGTCTCCTGTTTCACAGTGAACTCGATGACCACCGGGCAAGGTTATGAGATACGCAATTCATTCAAAATGTAAACCTTTTATCACAAATTAAAGCTTAACCCCGCGACTTCGCCTTTACAGGGTAGTGCTTAACATTGGAAATATATTTTCTGCACTAAATTGACGGAtaatatggatcgtgagatcatTGAAATACTAGAAGTCTATATGGATGGATACAACTATTATGTGTATGCGATATCCACCATGTACTATGCACCGTGCACAAGTTGCATCTAGGCACATTGATCTTGTTATACAGTCGGGTCTTAAGAGTTGAGGCTAAGTGGTGGTAAGAGCTTTTTCGAGTAGGAAACTTACTCCTCCAACAATGGCAAATCGCCACATCAACACCACCTCAACAGTGACATGCTTTTCTGAGGGACCCACTCGTACACAAGATCCTTTTATACACATACACACTAACATAagaacaaaaacaaaaaaacacATTTAGTTGTTTGACTTCCTGCAAACAACCATATGCCACCAAAGTTTCCTTCCAATGACCTTCAATGAAGGGGCCAATTAGTATCACTTATACAATTTGACGGATGGTGCTGCTGCCTGCTGGGGTGATAATGATTCGAAAGGCCCACCTGCGAAGCTTCTACTCTTTTTGTTTTTTCGTTGCATCATTTGCTTGTCAAAACACCATGATATTAGTTGAACGAAGATGGTTACTTAAAAACCACAAGACAATAAATGCATGAGCAGACAACTGAATTGATAAAAGAGGATGGTTGAATCTTTAACAACACAAGAAATAATCTTTTTAAAGTGTACATTGCATTGCAAATGTCCATTTGACAAGCTAATTCAACACAACAGTTCTCACTCTTTACCAAAATCTGCATTGTAATGAGAGCTAGATTCAAGCTTCTTTGCGTCATTTAGTTTCCGAACAGCCTGCAACATTTCCAAAACACAAAACAATATCAGAAATATTAACCTAAAAAGTGAATAAAGGTGTTCAGTTTAACATCTATCGATCATATGTTATGACAGAAAAAGTGATTGATCACAGTTGTTACCTTCATGAAATCTTCATGGATAACATAATCACGTTCTGCACGGATTGCTGACATACCAGCTTCGGTGCACACATTACGAAGATCGGCTCCATTAAAACCCTGAACCATAAGCCGATGATCAACATTTTCAATCATAGTCAACTAGATATAACTACACAAGTCAACCTAATGTCATAGCTTACCTCAGCAAGTTTGACAA is from Rutidosis leptorrhynchoides isolate AG116_Rl617_1_P2 chromosome 10, CSIRO_AGI_Rlap_v1, whole genome shotgun sequence and encodes:
- the LOC139873378 gene encoding uncharacterized protein, with product MADIRDEHGRPIQLTDEHGQPVQLTDEHGVPMHLTGVATPVGSTPPGHTTIGSELNNKMSHDQTKMGSETHGGTHFAPTPVDYAKHGAGAVAGAGAATVGAVAGVGKAATHAVTGGGAPTSHPHAHGAGTDKKELERSSSSSSSEDDGQGGRRKKKGIMQKIKDKLPGHHNSSSGATTHDKIDKQPAGAAHSASTQETTTTTKLTVEKEHEKKGFMDKIKDKLPGHH